One window of Pocillopora verrucosa isolate sample1 chromosome 9, ASM3666991v2, whole genome shotgun sequence genomic DNA carries:
- the LOC131784682 gene encoding ephrin type-B receptor 1-B produces MVWVNWIFVLDLVTFLFSLSAGDRANLLERPKPGGGAESWYWKTSHGHGSGWTATTSDDAASRIYTVCDIGVWQPSNWLWSDAISHNNLKRIDLAINYTIMRCTSFSDERLNCSEQFDVYGYQSNENLNESNTDPRNGFYNKMKVISMPNNTSSKSERVQGVAKLSLFIKERTSKVFFAIHDQGACLVLHSFLVTYNVCPERTLPTSLVLLPQTIAPVNESEIVKIPGECVANSQRTAPVLSAICSSSGEWTQSDDAAGKCLCLPGWEKIDTECQACPLGYFKDKTGNTKCSKCPLNSNSDRYRKRCKCSRGFFRASWQSVSDNCTAPPSAPKHLRSLFTNQTTVSLVWSNPRHLGGRTDLYYEIECKILCRKDQRSCSQDCGSQVLFLPRQNNLSHTKVILTNLISRTVYRFKVHAKNGVSEKAEMDGFPSRFAKLDVTTLESVPDQPVVTVQRIDSTSVNVSWTLKTGHEDIHFFLVRYRKILDSADNYHTINTTKTYIKITGLEPDVKYEIVVVAKNSRGFGPSSQAVKTPQDYTVPSLDEDKKLWFMIAAAVGGIFLILIITAIVSFALSKKRKSRKRANTFEATELFSNHGLSQYVDPSNYGDLMDAVKTFAAEIDGCQIKLEIRVGDGEFAEVFKGLYEDCSVAVKILKQGSSSKTRDDFISEASIMGQFKHPNVIKLIGVITVSRPMMIVTEFMEGGSLDKFLKDHEGKLTPLQLIGMVRGVASGMLYLSSMNFIHRDLAARNVLVGENMACKVSDFGLSRELEDNPDSEYQTQGGKIPIRWTAPEAIRYRKFSSSSDVWSYGIVLWEAMSFGERPYWDWNNFEVMDRVEGGYRLPAPMKCPKIVHAIMMDCWDKDRFRRPNFEEIVKRLDELIRAPEMLNDNLVCYTSAVSADFTELRTIQEWLISIHMGQYTANFKTAGYNDLTQVTHLKDGELKDIGVTLIGHRNKIYKSIKSMRKHFDNLPEPV; encoded by the exons CCAACTTGTTAGAAAGACCTAAACCAGGTGGTGGTGCAGAGAGCTGGTATTGGAAAACATCTCATGGCCATGGGTCAGGG TGGACTGCTACAACCTCTGATGATGCCGCATCGCGTATATATACAGTTTGTGACATAGGTGTTTGGCAACCAAGTAACTGGCTATGGAGTGATGCTATAAGTCACAATAATCTGAAGAGAATTGACTTAGCTATCAACTACACAATCATGAGATGTACTTCGTTTTCTGATGAGAGACTAAACTGCTCTGAACAATTTGATGTTTATGGATACCAATCAAATGAGAACTTAAATGAGTCAAATACTGATCCAAGAAATGgattttacaacaaaatgaaagTAATATCCATGCCAAATAACACCTCAAGCAAGTCTGAAAGGGTACAAGGAGTTGCAAAGCTGTcacttttcatcaaagaaagaacTTCAAAGGTATTCTTTGCTATTCACGACCAAGGAGCTTGTCTTGTATTGCATTCATTTCTGGTGACATACAATGTTTGTCCAGAGCGGACTTTACCAACAAGTCTTGTATTGCTACCACAAACAATAGCTCCAGTGAATGAATCTGAAATAGTCAAAATACCAGGGGAATGTGTGGCAAATTCACAACGTACAGCACCAGTGTTGAGTGCCATCTGTAGCAGCAGTGGTGAATGGACTCAGAGTGATGATGCTGCAGGAAAATGTCTGTGTTTACCAGGATGGGAGAAAATTGATACGGAATGTCAAG CTTGTCCACTGGGATACTTTAAAGACAAGACCGGAAACACCAAATGCTCAAAATGCCCGCTAAACAGCAACTCGGACAGATATCGGAAACGCTGCAAATGCTCCAGAGGGTTTTTTCGCGCTTCATGGCAAAGTGTGTCAGACAATTGTACAG CTCCTCCTTCTGCACCAAAACATCTGCGAAGCCTTTTCACCAATCAAACAACAGTGAGTTTAGTATGGTCAAATCCGCGGCACCTTGGTGGTCGAACTGACTTGTATTATGAGATAGAATGTAAAATTTTGTGTCGGAAAGATCAACGAAGCTGCAGTCAGGATTGTGGATCACAAGTTCTTTTCCTGCCTAGACAGAACAACCTATCGCACACCAAGGTGATTTTGACGAACTTGATATCACGGACTGTTTACAGATTTAAGGTACATGCAAAGAATGGAGTCAGTGAAAAGGCTGAGATGGACGGATTCCCTTCCCGGTTTGCCAAGTTAGACGTCACTACACTTGAGTCGG TTCCTGACCAGCCTGTGGTGACAGTGCAAAGGATCGACAGCACTTCGGTGAATGTGTCGTGGACTCTTAAAACTGGCCACGAAGACATCCATTTCTTCCTTGTACGATACCGCAAAATATTAGACAGCGCAGACAATTATCACACTATCAACACAACGAAAACCTACATCAAAATAACTGGATTGGAACCTGACGTGAAATATGAAATCGTG GTCGTTGCAAAGAACAGCAGGGGCTTCGGGCCAAGTAGCCAGGCAGTGAAAACGCCACAAGACTACACCG TTCCCAGTTTGGATGAAGACAAGAAACTTTGGTTCATGATCGCTGCTGCCGTCGGAGGAATTTTCCTTATTCTGATCATAACTGCTATAGTCTCGTTCGCTCTATCAAAAAAAAG GAAATCTCGGAAACGAGCGAATACATTTGAAG CTACTGAACTCTTTTCTAACCATGGGCTAAGTCAGTATGTGGATCCCAGTAACTATGGTGATCTCATGGACGCTGTCAAAACATTTGCCGCCGAGATCGACGGATGTCAAATTAAACTGGAAATTAGAGTTGGCGATG GTGAATTTGCTGAAGTTTTCAAAGGATTGTATGAAGATTGTTCGGTTGCTGTTAAAATCCTCAAG cAAGGATCGAGTTCCAAGACCAGAGACGACTTTATTTCTGAGGCGTCCATCATGGGTCAGTTTAAACATCCAAATGTCATCAAGCTGATTGGCGTGATCACAGTCA GTAGACCCATGATGATTGTAACAGAGTTTATGGAAGGAGGATCACTTGATAAGTTTCTTAAG GATCACGAAGGTAAACTTACGCCCCTTCAGCTCATTGGTATGGTCCGTGGAGTCGCCTCAGGAATGTTGTACCTTTCGTCCATGAATTTCATACACAGG GACCTTGCTGCTCGCAATGTTTTGGTTGGAGAGAACATGGCGTGTAAGGTGTCTGACTTCGGATTGTCCAGAGAGTTGGAGGATAACCCAGATTCAGAGTATCAAACGCAG GGAGGAAAAATTCCAATTCGTTGGACAGCACCAGAAGCGATAAGATATCGAAAATTTAGCTCTTCTAGTGACGTATGGAGCTATGGAATAGTTTTGTGGGAGGCCATGTCGTTTGGCGAGAGGCCGTACTGGGACTGGAATAACTTTGAG GTTATGGACAGAGTAGAAGGAGGCTACAGGCTGCCAGCTCCTATG AAATGTCCCAAAATTGTCCACGCAATCATGATGGACTGCTGGGACAAGGACAGGTTCAGACGACCaaactttgaagaaattgtGAAACGACTGGACGAGCTGATCCGCGCACCGGAAATGTTAAATGACAATCTTGTTTGCTATACAAG TGCCGTGTCAGCAGACTTCACCGAACTTAGGACAATCCAAGAATGGCTGATCAGTATTCATATGGGACAGTATACTGCTAACTTCAAGACTGCGGGCTACAATGACTTAACACAAGTAACTCACCTTAAGGACGGCGAACTCAAAGACATTGGAGTGACCTTGATAGGTCATAGGAACAAAATTTATAAGAGTATTAAGTCTATGAGGAAGCATTTTGACAACTTACCGGAGCCGGTGTAG